The following nucleotide sequence is from Spirochaetales bacterium.
GTTCGAGCTGCGGTGAAAAATATCCTGACGAATTGACAACAGAGGAGGCCCTCGGACTCTGCGATGACCTTGCGGGGCTGGGCCTTCAGATTCTCACGCTTTCAGGGGGCGAGCCCTTTTTAAGAAAAGACTGGTTTCAACTCGCGAAAAGACTTTCCTCTCAAAACGTACTGGTCAACGCGATCTCGAACGGATGGTATATTACGGAGGAACTCATAGACAAGGCGCGGGAAAACGGGCTTGTCAATATCGGAGTCAGTCTCGACGGCTTAAAAGAAACGCATGATTTTATACGGATGAAAGGTTCCTTTGAACGTGTAGTGAATGCGCTCGAAACCATGAGAAGACTCGGTATGTCTTCTGTCGTGTGTACGAGCATCAATAAAAGGAACCTCCCCGAGCTTCCCGAACTATACAAACTCATCAAAGACAAAGGCGTGCAGCGCTGGCAGTTCCAGATCGCTTCGCCGATGGGCAATCTTCTCGAACACATGGAACTGGTCATGGAACCGAAGGAAATCGATGTCCTCATCGATTTTTGCCATACCGTGGCGTGCGAACGCTTCATGGCGGTCGATATTGCCGATGATATCGGGTATTACAATGTCAAACTCAAGGAAATAAGGCAGCAGGAAGAAAACGGCGATAATGAAGTATTTGTCTGGTCGGGATGCAAGGCGGGAAAATGCGTGGCGGGGATACGGGCAAACGGGGATATAACAGGATGTCTCTCCATACGCGACGATAATTTTATCGAAGGAAATGTCCGTTCCATACCGCTCAAAAAACTCTGGACGAGCCCAGGGGCGTTCGCGTGGAACCGGGAGATGACGAAATCTCACCTCAAGGGATTCTGTCGTAAATGCCAGTACGGCGCTTACTGTCTTGGCGGATGCACGGGCGCGAAACTCACCCTGACCGGTTCGCTGTATGAAAACAAATACTGCTCTTTCAGAATCGCGATTGAAAAAGAAGAAAAGAAAATCGGTGAGATCGACGATTTCAATGAACTGATCTCCGGCGCACGCAAAGCGATAGAGGATGAAGAGTATCAGATTGCCGAATTATACCTCTCGCGGGCTCACCGTCTCCGTTTGGATGAACCGGAAATACTCAAAATGCTCGGATTTGTCAATTTCTTTCTCGAAAATTACGAAGAGGCCGAAACGTATAATGAAAAAATCATCGCGATGTATCCTCGGGATGCGTACGCGTACAAGGGACTCGGGCTGTGCCTTGCGAAAACGGGAAGGGTTGAAAAAGGTATCGATTATCTGAAGCAAGCGATATCGCTCGCTTCCGATGATTTCATGGATCCATACTATGATCTTGCCGTCGTTTTGGATGAGAATGACAGAACGAAAGAGGCGGTCGCCTTGCTCGAAGAGGCAAGAGGTAAATCGCAGCCGTTTATCGGTCAATCCGAAGATCTCTATCAATCACTAAAAAGTAAACTCACTCATACAAATTAGGAAGGGTCCGTTTTGTTTTGCCCCGCAAAAATATCCTGGCTGCAGGGCATTCGTCTCATATACATGCCGGATGTCAACCGGACACCTGTTTCATGGCATATTCAAAGGCCTCCTGAAGCATTGCCTGCGGCGGTCGCTTGATAAAACCCTTTTTAATGAGCAGATGAACGGTATCTTGAGCCAATAAAATATCCTTTTTTGCCCTTTCATAGATCTCGTCCCTGCTTTTCGATATTCGCGCGAGACCGTCTTCTACGGCACTCATTGCGACATCCGCCGCTTCATGGGGAAAAACATCGGTTTCATCCATTGCGGCGATGATATTTTCAGGGTGAATACCCCTTTTTTCCGCAAAGGTGGCAAGCGAATTTGCAGCGGCGATCACCATCCTGTCCGATATTTTCGTTGCCCGGATCAAGAGCGCGCCTTTGAGGATTCCGGGAAATCCCAATGCATTGTTGACCTGGTTGGGGAAGTCCCCCCTCCCCGTTGCGACAATAAAAGCGCCGGCTTCCTTTGCCGCGTATGGATAAATTTCAGGGACCGGATTGGCGCAGGCGAACACGATCGGCCGTTCATTCATACGGCCGATCCAATCCCGCTTTACGATATCCGGACCGGGTCTGGAAAGCGCGATCAACACATCTGCGCCCGTCATCGCTTTCTCGATATCGGTAACGCAGGAGGGATTTGTCTTATTACAGAGTTCCCATTTTCTGTCGTCCGGGGAATCCGTTTTCAGGTCATCACGTTTTTTATGGAGGGCGCCCTGTGAATCGAACATAATAATCCGGCCGGGATCCGCTCCGGCTTCGCAGATGATTCGGGCGATGGCCGTATTCGAGGCGCCCGCGCCGATAAAGACGGCTCGCATGCTATTCATCGCTTTTCCGGCAAGCTTGAGCGCGTTAAACAACGCCCCGAGGGTAACGCAGGCCGTTCCCTCGGCATCATCATGCCAGACGGGAATTGAACATCGCTCTTTCAATCTGTCCAGTACCGTATAACAGTTAGGTTGTGAAATATCTTCGAGGTTGATCGCCCCGAAACTCGGTTCCACCATGGAAACAAAATCAATGATCTTTTCAGGATCATGTTCTCCGTCTTTATTTCTGCTGTCGATGCAGAGGGCCGTCGCTTCGAGTCCGCCAAGATATTTCATGAGAAAGGCCTTTCCCTCCATGACACCGAGTCCTCCGGGCGGCGTACAGTCCCCGTCACCGAGTACACATGTGGAATCGCTGACCACCGCCACATGATTTCCTCGTCCGGTCAGCTCGAACGAGGTGTCGTTGTCGTCACGGATCGCGGTCGAAACACCCGATACTCCGGGTGTATACCAGACATTGAACCAGTTGAAACCGAAAACCCCTGCCATCGGAATGGTCTGCATTTTCCCACCGTAAAACCGGTGTGCCAAAAGACTGAGTTTTTTAAGGAAAATCGTTCGTGCACGCGCCGTGATTTCGGGAGAAAGTCTTTCCGAGAAGAGATTGTCGATATTCTGCAATGTTATTTTCACTTTCTTCACTTATATCATACCTCCGTTCGTCTCCGATTCCCGGATACAAACCGCCGCGTTATTTCTCATCACCTCATGCCGCGACACGAACAAAATGCCGCAGGTTAAGAACCCGGACAACTGTCTTCCTTTTTATTATTGCTTAATGAGAGAATGTAGCATAAACTGAACATATGAGCAATAAAATTCAATGGGGAATTATCGCGACGGGTACCATTGCCAACAAGTTCGCCGCCGATTTTTCAAGGGTCGGGGAAGGAGAGTTGGCCGGTATCGGTTCCCGCTTCACCGACAAAGCGAAAAGCTTTGCGAAAAAATACGGTATCAAGCGCTTTTACGGCTCCTACCGGGAACTGGCAGAAGATCCGGCGATCGACGCGATATATATCGCAACACCCAACCACCTCCACCATGATAACACCCTGATGTGTCTCGACGCCGGAAAATCCGTTCTCTGTGAAAAACCCTTTACCCTTAACAAGGATCAGACAGCCCGGTGTATCGATACGGCCGTAAAAAGAAAAGCGTTCCTTATGGAAGCGATGTGGATGAGGTTCAATCCCGCGATCACCCGGTTGATGGAATATCTTTCGAAATCATCAATCGGCGATATCGTCGGTATCCGGGCCGATTTCGGTTTTTCAACACCCTTTGACCCCGCATCGCGTCTTTTTAATCCCGGGTTGGGCGGCGGCGCGCTTCTTGATGTGGGCGTATATACCATTTCACTCGCCGTCATGATTCTGGGAAAACCACTTGAAATCAAAAGCATGGCGGCCATCGGAAAATCGGGAGTCGATGAGGAAAACTCGGTTGTTCTGCGGCATAAAGGCGACAGATTGTCGGTCCTTACATCGGGCTTCCGCGCCAACACATCGCGGGAAGCGGACATCTACGGCACGGAGGGAAACATCAAACTCCATGCCCCATGGCACCGGGCACCGAAGCTTACCCTGTTCAGAAACGAAAGCAGGAAAACAATAATCGTGAGGAAAGACACCTTTGCGGAAAAAAGCCAGGGGCTCAACAATCAGGTAGACCATGTGATCGGCTGTATGAAAAAGGGGTACGGGGAAAGCCCGGTGATGCCCTGGTCGGATTCGCTTCTGGTCATGGAAATAATGGATGAGATCCGCACCCAATGGGGACTCAGATACCCGCAGGAAGCCTGATCGAAATGAATTTGATTCTTTTTAAACAATACGATACAATACCGCCACACGATGTTACGGCATCGAAAACGAGGAGGTATATGAATGAGCGGTATTGCGGGTTTTCTTGATTTCGGCGAAGAATGGAGAGGGAAGAATAAACATGATGTTCTGCTCAGGATGATCAAAGTGCTCGAGCACCGGGGACCCGATATGTCCGGAACATACGAAAAGGATCCATGTCACCTTGCGCACTGCCGGCTCAGCATCATCGATTTGAGTAAGGCGGGAAGACAGCCCGTAACGAACTCAAAAGGTACCATCACGATGATCTATGCCGGAACAACATACAATTACAAGGAATTGCGAAACCGCTATCACCTTGATGAAAAAGGATACGTCTTCAATTCGTCGTCCGACGCCGAGGTCCTCCTCCATCTCTACGAAGAACTCGGGATCAACTTTTTAAAGCAGCTCAACGGGATTTTTTCCCTCGCAATCTGGGACACCCGTTCAAGGACATTGTATTGCGCGCGGGACCCGTACGGGTTCGCGCCGCTTTTTTATCTCCATCAGGGGAAAAGCTTCTGGTTCGGATCCGAGATCAAGGCCGTTCTTCAATCTCCCTTCTACACACCGCAGCCGGACCTCGAAGCCCTTTACCACTTTTTCGGCTACGACTATGTTCCGGGAACCCTCACCCCGTTTCAGGGAATCAGGGAACTGCCCCCGGGCCGCGTTCTTGCAATCGGCATGGACAAACGGGAACCCGTGCTTACCCGTTTCTTCGATATCGCCTATGATATCGACAAACGGATATCCGAAAAGGAGGCGATCGCCCGTTCACGGGACCTCATGATACAAGCGGTAAAGCGGCAGCTCGCGGCCGATGTTAAGGTGGGCGTCATGTTGTCCGGGGGCATGGATTCGAGTACACTTTCGGCATTGTGCGCGAAGATTCGCGGAGATTCGGACTTTCATACCTTTGCGCTTTCTTTCGACGATGTCTCCTTTGACGAATCGCCCTACTCGCAACTCGTTTCGCGCGTACTCGGAACCCGTCATCACGAAATCAAGGTAACGGCGGAAAAGGTGAAAGCGCTTTTACCGAAGCACCTCGTCTATATCGACGAACCGTATGCCGACGGCGCGGCCATTCCCACCTACCTCCTCGCCGAGACGGCAAAAGACTTTGTCTCCGTTCTCCTTTCCGGGGAAGGGGGGGATGAGTTTTTCGCCGGATACACGCTCTACAGCGCCTACAAGATCAGACGATTGTACCGCGCGCTCGTTCCGGGGTTCATTCGCAAGGGAATCATCCGCCCGCTCGTCCACAAGCTTCCCGTTTCCTACGACAAACTCAGTTTCGATTTCAAGGCGAAACGATTCACACACGGGTGCGAACTGTCGGTCCCGCATTCGCATTACAAGTGGCGGGAGGTGCTCTCGAAGGAGGCCCGGCTCGAGGTATTCGCTTCACCGGAACGTTTTTCCGGATTCCCCGAATCCCAGCAGTTTTTCATCGACACATTCGAGTCGGCAAATGCGAAAGACACCCTCAACAAACTGATGTACGTCGAGTTCAACAACCAGCTTCCCAACGACCTCATGATCAAAAACGAGCGGATGACAATGGCCCACTCGATCGAGGCCCGTGTCCCCTTTACCGACAACGACCTCGTCCGCTTCCTCTCCACCATGCCGGTGCATTATAAAATGAAGGGGATGAGGAAAAAGCATCTCATGCGTTCGGCCATGAAAGGTCTTCTTCCCAAAGAAATCATCGAGAAAAAAAAGGTTGGGATGGAGATGCCCTACTCGAAGTGGTTTTGTTCCGAATTGCGCGATTTCACGGACGGGATCATATCGGAAAAAAGGTTGAACGACACGGGACTCTTCAACGGCAAAGAGGTCCGGCGGCTCTGGGACGAACACCAGACCATGAAGGTGGATCACGGAAGGTTCTTCTGGGGACTTCTCAGCTACATGCTCTGGCACGAGGCGTATATCGAAAAACGGAACTTCGCCGATTACCTTTCTCCGCCGCGAAAACCGAGAGTGAAAAACGTTTAATCTGATAATAAAGAGGAATCATTATGGATAATTTTTTCTGGCTTCCTTCGATACGCATTAAAGGATACCGTCCATTTAATGACGTGTTATTCAGATTCAGGAAACTACAGGTTATCGTCGGTGCGAACGGATCGGGAAAATCGAGTCTATTTGAATTCCTGAAATTTCTCCGGGATGCATGCTATCAGGAAATACCCCCTGAAATAGTCAGCGGTACCATTGGACAGCAAATTTTCCATAAACCGGGCGAGGACAAACTCTGGTGGAGTGCGGAAATTGATTTAAGTGAGAGAGTCCCGCTTTATTTCCAGGGAGAATTGATAGGGCCCATCGGTTCAACGAAAATCATATTCGAACGGGTCATTTCAAAAAGGCCGTTACATCCGGAATTCAACGCCGGCTACAAATTCCTGGATTTGAGAAACGGGAAAGGGAACATCCGGGATCCAAGAGACGGCAAATTCAAACGAAGAGAGTGGGATTTGAAGAAACCAAATCTCCTCGGTTTGAGTGCAATCACGGATCCATCGTTATTTACGTTATATAAATTGAGAGAGTTTGTCCGCGGATGGAGATTCTATAATTCCTTTAACATAAACAATGAAAAAATAAGGAAATCGGTCCCGACAAGCCAGGAACCTGTTTTACACGAGGACGCCGGAAATCTGAGCGCCGTTCTGTTTTATCTTATGAGTGAGCACAGAGACAAATTCGAAGAACTAAAATCTGTTATTAAAGAAGCCGTACCCGGATTCAGTAATCTTAACGTCAAAGCACGAGGAGGGCCGGGGGAGGTTATTGCATTCTGGCAGGAAAACAACATCGACCAGGAATTATCGCTGGCCGATTTATCAGACGGAACACTCCGATTTATTTCATGGGCAGTTCTTTCGATAATGCCTCATCCGCCTTCATTGATCTGCATTGACGAACCGGACCAGGGGGTTCATCCGAGAACATTACCGATATTGGCGGGACTTTTTTTAAAGGCAACGGAACGAACACAAATGATAGTTGCGACACATTCATCATATTTCCTTACACAATTCGATCTAAAGAATATATCCGTTATGAAGAAATTTGAAGGAAGAAGTGTTTACTGCAGAGTTACCGATTCACAGACATTAATCGACGACCTTGAGGATTTCGGCAGCGAGGAAATCGAAAGAATGCATCGATCTGATGAACTCGAGGCTCTTTCATGAAAGAAATATTCGTGTATGTCGAAGGCCCGAGCGATAAATTGGGTTTGGAAGCCATTCTATACAATCATATTCAATTAGCTTCTCAGAAAAATAATTATATTTATTTTATTGCTCTTAACGGCAAAGACGCGTTACTCAATAAAGGCCCGATAAAAGCGATTAATATATTGAAAAACAAGAAAAACAGCCATGTTTTTATCGTACCCGATCTTTATCCTCAAAACAAACCGTTTCCTCATGCAAGCTATGAAGAATTAAAAAATGAAGTGGAGAAACGCTTTTTATATGAAATAAAGAGGAAGAATTCGGATGCAGGATTAATACATCGATTTCATGTACACTGTTTCAAGTACGAGCTTGAAGTTTTATTATTGGCTTCACCTGAAATATTATTAAAAAGATTGGGAAAGGAAAAGATAAGACAAACATGGAAAATACCCGTCGAAAATCAAAATTTCAACAAACCTCCCAAAAAAGTAATAGAATTTCTTTTCTCAGAAAATAAAAAAAGATATAAAGATACAGCCGATATACCATGGGTACTGGAGCGTTCTCAACTAAAATTATTAATGGAAAGATGCCCACAAAATTTCACTCCATTTATCGAAGATCTTTTAGCCATTATTTCAGCTTAACCGTCAAACGTCGATACGCCCATCTCCCCCCTATACGGAAGCCCGTCTCGCGCGCCCGGTTTTCTGCATTTGCGTGCGGCAAGCTCTGCGGCGAAGCGAAGACAACGTTCGATTTCCCAGTCGTGCAATGTTCCGTAGACGACCCCCGCAATGAAAGCATCACCCGCACCGGTCGTATCCACGACAGCCGTTTCAAAAGCGGGCTGTTTTATAATGCCGTTATCCGTCAGACAGAGAGAACCATCGGCCCCCAGCGTAGTGATGACGCAACGTACGCCTGTTTTTTTGAGTTCCCGCATATACGGCTCGATCCGGTTTTCGCCAAGGGTCCGGCCGAGATAATCCCGCGATGTCACGATAATATCGGCATACCGGAAAAGACGCTCGACGCCGAGCCCCGTCCGTTCGGCTTCGACAACCAGGGGGACGCCTTTTTGCCGTAATTCCGGACAGAGGTTTAAAACTGTCGGAGAAAACCGTCCGTCGCAATAAACAAGATCGACACCGTCGAGTACCCTTTCCGGGCAGGGAAGTCCGACCGTGTAATCGCCGCCGCTCCGGTGGATAATTGTCCTCGAGGAGTCCTCCTTTCCGACAATGATGACCGAAAATGGGGATTCCCCGTTCCCTTTGACCACGGCATCCGTTCCGACACCTTCTTCCTGAAGCGATGACACGATCATTCCCGCGATCGCGTCATCTCCCGTCCTCGTCACCATTTTCGTCTGCAGGCCGAGTCTGGAAAGGGCGACCAGGGTATTCGCACAGTTCCCCCCGCCCGAGGTGATAAAGGAAGAGCAGTGGTTTTTCGTATCGCGGGGGGGATATCGCGGGACTTCGAGAAGATAATCCATTGTCGCGATACCGACGCCCAGAATTGTTTTCACCTTTTCCGGAACCTCCCTCTTCGCTCCGACGCCCCCTTCAGGTGCGTACACGGGCTCTCACTTTCTTTTACGTCCGCAAGATTGATGTTTTTTATCGGAAATTTCGGGTACGTTTTCAGGTATGTACACACTCCTGATTCTCATATCGGAATTATATCATTATATCATCAAGAAACACAAAGCGCCGACTCAGATGTGTCCGTAGCCCAGTTTATCGACGACGACTTCGTTATGGACCCTGTCATTGAGATCGAAAAACCGGTCCCGGAACCTTCTCATCGGCCGTTCGTTCATCGTTTTTACCAGTAAATTCGGATGAAACTGAAAATAGACGGGTTTATCCTGATTGAGTATCGTGAGCTGCCGGTGAAACCTCAGTATTGGATTTTTCGGAAGCGGCAGATCGATATAGACCTGAAAATCGGGCTTATAGTATTTAACGAACAAGGTTTTCCCTATCGTGTTCTCGATGAGGAATCCTTCTTTTTGAAAGGTGATGTATTCGTTGATGATCTTCTTTCTTTCTATAGCTTTTGATCGCAGGGCTTCACTCGCCTTTGTCAGCGTTTCAACGATTTCACGCGCATCCGAAAGAACAATCGCCGTTTCTTTCTCCGGATCCTTCTCCTCTCGCTCCCTGAACCGTTCGAGCAGTTCCTCCGGGGTAAATCCGATATTCTCGAGCATGATCGCCGCGCTGATTTTCTCTTCACCGGGAATATCGTTTCCGATCATCCCGAACTCCTGTAAGCCTTGCCAGAGATTTCTCAAAAAACGGCTGTTTTTCACCGAATGCTTCAAATCCTCCAGGCTGATAATCCACGCTTCGTCCAAAGCTTTTCGCCCGAGGCGATCGTCTTTCCTTCTTCCAAGAAAACCGATTGTTTCGCCCCAAAGTTTTTCATAATTTTTCAAAACCAGTTTGCAGAAATGGTCCCGTTTTTTATTTGGATTGTTCACTTGATCTTTGACGATAGCCATAATCGCCTTGTTCAGGGGAATGGTTTTCCTTTCTTTTACCAGCATCACACTTCTTTCACACTGCATGATGCTGGGCAGAAAGAGCAACGGACTCAATGGCATATGTTGAATGATCCCGTGAGTGATGACGATTTCATCCAACGGATCCTTCTTTTTCATTATATCATCCTCCCTTTCTCCATATATCCGTATAATGCGAGACAACGATTTCAACGGTTATTGCATCGAGATGATCGGACCGCCGTTTCATCATCGGAAAGATCGCTCATCTGAAACTCGAGTTCTTCCAGGATCCGGTTTATTTTCTCGCGTTCTACAAGAATGAAACTGCGCGATCTGCTCATTTCGGTGACGAGAATATCCGAGGCCGAATCCGAAAGCCGTCTTTCCCCGTACTTTGTTTTATCTTTACTTCGATCACGGCAACAGTCAGTTGTTTTTCAAACCGAATATCGTATTCCGTCACTTTCGTTGTCTTCGTCGTGATACAGCCAGAGGCGGTTACGACAAGAACCATCGCACAGACCGTCGCATGCATCTTTTTCATGTTCACTCCTTTCGTGTTACGGCTTCGGTATACTTCTCACACTTGTCTGAACGACTTTTTCCATATGCTTGATCAATGGATGACTGTCGAGCGACTTCATGACGAGGTCATCGGCGACTTCATCCGCGGCGGTTTCGATAACCGTATCGGGATTGAACACCAGTCTGCTTTCGCTGCTTTCCCTCTCATCCTCCCATACGGTGTTTCCCGAATATGCATCGACGATCCTGAAAGCGGCTTTGAATTTTTTCTCGAAATAAATCCCGAGCAGCACCCGTTTTGCCTCAATAATATCGCCGTACAAAAACGCATCCGCATCGATCTTTTCCCTCAACTCCACGATCGTCACCGTCGGCAATTGACCGCCCTCGGTAATACCCAGTTCGTTCAGTCGCATGTCAATCTCATTCAAATCGACCAGATCATATTTTTTATTGCGTAACGTGCGGTACATGAGTGCCCGGGCAAACTTCTCCACGGATACATCCACACTTTCATTGGTAAAAGGAAGTACGGCAATCCTGCCCGGCGTCCAGCCGGGATCGAGAAATTTCGGCTTTGTCGCGCACCCCGCAAGCAAAAGCAGCGCAATCAGACTGCCCATACAGACCATTTTTCTCATTTTTGTACTTCCTCCTTTACTATAGATAATGTTAATCACTGTCATATTGGGTGTCAAATTTTTTGTTCAAAAAATCTCACGACCGCAGACCGATATGACGGCGCCGGCATACTTGAAATCTTGCGTGTTTTCCCGTATCATAGTAAAAGAACTGACGGCCATGAATATCAATGATATATACGGGTCTCTGGACCGACATTTTTTCTTGTCCCTTTCAATGCTCGAATCCTTCATCGAGATTTGTCCCGATGAACTCTGGTATGAAACACGGGGCGGGTTCCCTTTCTGGCAGCAACTGCTCCATACCTATTCCGGCATTCACTACTGGATGAGGTCGACGGAAAAAGCGGACGACCCCTTCCCCGGTAAAATACTCTATCCGGAACTGGATAACATTCCGGAAGATACGATCTCAAAAACCGAAATGACCGACTACGCCAAAGTAATCCGGAAAAAATGCGGGGTGTACTTCAAAAATCTTCCTCACCGATTATTCGATGCATCGATTGTCGATCGCGAAAGGACAAATCTCGATGTCGTTCTCATGTTGATACGCCATATACAGTACCATGTCGGCGGGTGTGACAGTATCCTTCGAGGGGAACGGAAATCCCCTGTCGCATGGCTGGAATGAGGTTGTTATGCCATTCTTTCCACGTTTCGGGGATATCGAACCGAGTGAAACCTGTCCGTCGAAAGGAAAAAGGCGGCCTCTCCTCTTTAAAAACGGTATTCCGATAACGTAAAAAGCATTTATTTTTACATCACCATCCGTCCCCGAAGAAAAAACCCGGCGGATTTTATTTTCGATAAAACTCCGAAACGGGAGTATCATTTGCCGCAGCCGGCGGCCGGTTCCCTTGACAATCTGATTCCTATTGATATACAATTATTATTAAATAGTCAGGAGATGCACGGTTTTTATTGATACCTGTTTATACATCCCTTGACTTTATTAAGGAAGTATTTCAAATGCAGCTAAAACTCAAACATCTGCTTGAAACACCTTATCTCGATGAGTTACAGATATCAATTGAAACGACAAATATCGAAAGATCTCACGCATTCTCGTTGAAAAACGGGCAGGTAATCAAACAAAAACTTCTTACCACTTCCTATATCCGGGAATTGATTTCACGGCAGATTAACACGATAACGATCCATCCGGATGCGAATCAGTTCTCGAGAATAATACAGCACCTGAGGGCCTCGTATCCCGATCAATATCCGAAGCCGACAAATACTTTCACGATCGATGAACTCGAAGCACTCCTTACCCAGTATGAGGAAATGAATAAATACAGCGAAAAAAAACGCTATCTCATTCTTCTTCAGGAAATTACCCGCCCTATTTCCGCCGACGGCCGAAAGCGGGACGTCGTTGTTCCTTATAAAGCCGCACTGAACCCCGCTTATATTCTAAAAATGAGGAAATATGAAACAGGGAATGCGTGTTACGAATGTTTCGACACGGAACAGGGTATTCTCATCATCACAATTTCCCGCGATGAACAGGACACACTCCATACGATTATGGCCGCCGCCGATCTCGTTGCACGGCTCGAGAAATACTTCAAACTCGATCTGGCGTATTCAATCCCCGAAGCTTTTGAAAAATTCAAGGCAAATCAGCCAAAGCTGGTGGTCTTCGGCAACTACAAATATAAAAACAAAAACGGAGATGAAGTGATCAACGCGAAAGCACGGTACAGCTATCTGGAAATACGCAATTTCGACATTTACCTCAAATGCCTTTTTATCGACCAGGTCAATTTACAGGAAAACCGCGAAAAACTCGCACAGGAAATTCTGACCGCATACAAACAACCGTATACGATTACAATATCCGACAGCAAGGTCCCGTTACAGGAACCGGACAAGAAAAAATATCTGAATCTGCTGGAAAAACTCAACAGGCAATTCTCCATGGAAGAATATCTGAAACTCTCGATCCAGTTGAAATCAATCGAAAACACCTATCAGGTCGCGTTTCTCAAAAATCAGTTAAAAAATATCCATAAACTCCATTCGGTAACATATAAATAATGTATCGTGTTCTCTGCGTCGATGACATACTATCCGGCATGTCGCTTTCCTCACAAAAAGCAGGTGACATATTCTAAGGCGGGGGGTATTATCGACAGAAAAGGCGGCCTTCGGCCGGGATAAGCATGTATTGGCATTAAATAACGCAATAACAAGGAGAAAACATGAGCAGTATACATATTCTCTCACAAGCATGTGAGCTCGATCTACTCGCCCTCGGGGCGCTGGTCCACAGACTGGATCCCGGTGTGATTCCCTTCCGTAAAGCGCGTGAATTGTCAGTCCATGTATCCGGAGGAGAATACAATGTCGCGGCCAATTGTTCCGATTGTTTCGGACTGAAAACCGGCATTGCCACGGCCATGGTGGACTACGGTATCGGCGAACTGGTTCAAAACCGGATCAGGGAAATGGGGGTGAAGCCCTATTACACATGGTTCGAGCATGACGGCGTCCGCGGACCGAATATCGCGACCGTTTACAGCGACCGCGGTTTCGGAGTCAGGCCCCCCCGTGTTTTCTACAACCGGTCGCAGGAAGCGGCGGCG
It contains:
- a CDS encoding AAA family ATPase; this translates as MDNFFWLPSIRIKGYRPFNDVLFRFRKLQVIVGANGSGKSSLFEFLKFLRDACYQEIPPEIVSGTIGQQIFHKPGEDKLWWSAEIDLSERVPLYFQGELIGPIGSTKIIFERVISKRPLHPEFNAGYKFLDLRNGKGNIRDPRDGKFKRREWDLKKPNLLGLSAITDPSLFTLYKLREFVRGWRFYNSFNINNEKIRKSVPTSQEPVLHEDAGNLSAVLFYLMSEHRDKFEELKSVIKEAVPGFSNLNVKARGGPGEVIAFWQENNIDQELSLADLSDGTLRFISWAVLSIMPHPPSLICIDEPDQGVHPRTLPILAGLFLKATERTQMIVATHSSYFLTQFDLKNISVMKKFEGRSVYCRVTDSQTLIDDLEDFGSEEIERMHRSDELEALS
- a CDS encoding DUF4276 family protein, whose product is MKEIFVYVEGPSDKLGLEAILYNHIQLASQKNNYIYFIALNGKDALLNKGPIKAINILKNKKNSHVFIVPDLYPQNKPFPHASYEELKNEVEKRFLYEIKRKNSDAGLIHRFHVHCFKYELEVLLLASPEILLKRLGKEKIRQTWKIPVENQNFNKPPKKVIEFLFSENKKRYKDTADIPWVLERSQLKLLMERCPQNFTPFIEDLLAIISA
- a CDS encoding DUF799 family lipoprotein, with the protein product MRKMVCMGSLIALLLLAGCATKPKFLDPGWTPGRIAVLPFTNESVDVSVEKFARALMYRTLRNKKYDLVDLNEIDMRLNELGITEGGQLPTVTIVELREKIDADAFLYGDIIEAKRVLLGIYFEKKFKAAFRIVDAYSGNTVWEDERESSESRLVFNPDTVIETAADEVADDLVMKSLDSHPLIKHMEKVVQTSVRSIPKP
- a CDS encoding DinB family protein, with amino-acid sequence MNINDIYGSLDRHFFLSLSMLESFIEICPDELWYETRGGFPFWQQLLHTYSGIHYWMRSTEKADDPFPGKILYPELDNIPEDTISKTEMTDYAKVIRKKCGVYFKNLPHRLFDASIVDRERTNLDVVLMLIRHIQYHVGGCDSILRGERKSPVAWLE